One genomic region from Streptomyces sp. Li-HN-5-11 encodes:
- a CDS encoding IS5 family transposase (programmed frameshift) — translation MEVIRRQGGGRRRACDRECLAAIIFVATSGCTWRQLPPVFGPAWPTVYRRFAQWSRDRIWARLHRVVLDELGARGELDWSRCAIDSVSIRAGKGGPLTGPNPTDRGKPGSKMHLITNRNGLPLSLGISGANTHDSLGLKPLVRGIPPIRSRRGPRRRRPAKLHADKGYDYDHLRRWLRKRGIRHRIARKGIESSTRLGRHRWVVERTASWLAGCRRPHRRYERKAEHFLAFVGIAAALIGYRRLTTLLSA, via the exons ATGGAGGTCATACGCCGACAAGGCGGCGGGAGACGGCGGGCGTGCGACCGCGAATGCCTGGCAGCGATCATCTTCGTGGCCACCTCGGGCTGCACCTGGCGACAGCTGCCGCCGGTGTTCGGTCCAGCCTGGCCCACCGTCTACCGGCGTTTCGCCCAGTGGAGCCGGGACCGGATCTGGGCCAGGCTTCACCGCGTCGTCCTCGACGAGCTCGGCGCTCGGGGCGAGCTGGACTGGTCGCGATGCGCGATCGACTCCGTCAGCATCCGGGCCG GCAAAGGTGGGCCACTGACCGGACCGAATCCGACCGACCGCGGCAAGCCAGGATCGAAAATGCACCTGATCACCAACCGGAACGGACTGCCCCTGTCCTTGGGTATATCCGGCGCCAACACACACGACAGCCTCGGTCTGAAACCGCTCGTGCGCGGGATCCCGCCCATCCGTTCCCGACGCGGACCGCGCCGCCGGCGCCCGGCCAAGCTCCACGCCGACAAGGGATACGACTACGACCACCTGCGCCGATGGCTCCGTAAGCGCGGAATCCGTCACCGCATCGCCCGCAAGGGCATCGAGTCCTCCACCCGGCTGGGCCGCCACCGCTGGGTCGTCGAAAGAACGGCCTCCTGGCTTGCCGGTTGCCGACGTCCGCACCGCCGCTACGAACGCAAGGCTGAACACTTCCTCGCCTTCGTCGGCATCGCCGCAGCCCTCATCGGCTACCGCCGATTGACGACCCTGCTCTCGGCCTGA
- a CDS encoding trypsin-like peptidase domain-containing protein: MSTENEGTEVPPAPSAPPVPVDSPAASSQAAAPQGGAPTPPPPPAPPMPPHGPGAPRQDVVQSGPPSAHAPAEAHAGPYGGDAPGPHGATPQGPGSPADGSWPPPPPATPSYADGGAGADWGSSYQQPAPKPGGRRGGLVAAVLVAALVAGGLGGGLGYTLAKNDDTASTTVSASDTGASQVKRDPNSVAGVAARALPSTVTIEAESTNGQGGTGTGFVFDKQGHIITNNHVVADAVDGGKLTATFPNGKKYDAEIVGHAQGYDVAVIKLKNAPSDLKPLALGDSDKIAVGDETIAIGAPFGLSNTVTTGIISAKNRPVASSDGSSDSKASYMNALQTDASINPGNSGGPLLDATGAVIGINSAIQSAGSGGLGSSGQSGSIGLGFAIPIDQAKFVAQQLIKTGKPVYAKIGASVSLEDTTDGAKITDQGAGGAAAIEQDGPADKAGLKPGDVITKLDDRVIDSGPTLIGEIWTHKPGDKVTITFKRDGKEHTVDVTLGSRVGDNS, translated from the coding sequence GTGAGCACCGAGAACGAGGGCACTGAGGTACCCCCGGCCCCGTCCGCACCTCCCGTGCCGGTGGATTCTCCCGCTGCATCCTCGCAGGCGGCAGCACCCCAGGGCGGCGCGCCCACGCCCCCGCCCCCTCCCGCGCCTCCGATGCCCCCGCACGGGCCGGGAGCACCGCGGCAGGACGTCGTCCAGTCCGGACCGCCGTCGGCCCACGCCCCGGCGGAAGCCCACGCGGGACCATACGGCGGCGATGCCCCCGGACCGCACGGTGCCACCCCCCAGGGTCCCGGCTCGCCCGCCGACGGTTCCTGGCCGCCCCCGCCTCCCGCCACGCCGTCCTACGCGGACGGCGGCGCGGGCGCCGACTGGGGCTCCTCCTACCAGCAGCCCGCGCCGAAGCCGGGCGGCCGGCGTGGTGGCCTGGTCGCCGCCGTTCTGGTGGCCGCGCTGGTCGCCGGCGGCCTGGGCGGCGGCCTCGGCTACACCCTCGCCAAGAACGACGACACGGCCTCCACCACGGTCTCCGCCTCCGACACGGGCGCCTCGCAGGTCAAGCGCGATCCGAACTCGGTCGCGGGCGTGGCCGCCAGGGCCCTGCCGAGCACCGTCACCATCGAGGCCGAGAGCACCAACGGCCAGGGCGGCACCGGCACCGGCTTCGTCTTCGACAAGCAGGGCCACATCATCACCAACAACCATGTGGTGGCCGACGCCGTCGACGGCGGCAAGCTCACCGCCACGTTCCCCAACGGCAAGAAGTACGACGCCGAGATCGTCGGCCACGCCCAGGGCTACGACGTCGCGGTCATCAAGCTCAAGAACGCCCCGTCGGACCTCAAGCCCCTCGCCCTCGGCGACTCCGACAAGATCGCGGTCGGCGACGAGACGATCGCCATCGGCGCGCCCTTCGGTCTGTCGAACACGGTGACGACGGGCATCATCAGCGCCAAGAACCGCCCTGTCGCCTCCAGCGACGGCAGCTCCGACAGCAAGGCGTCCTACATGAACGCCCTGCAGACGGACGCCTCCATCAACCCCGGCAACTCCGGCGGCCCGCTCCTCGACGCGACCGGCGCGGTCATCGGCATCAACTCCGCGATCCAGTCCGCGGGCAGCGGCGGCCTCGGGAGCTCCGGCCAGTCCGGCTCGATCGGCCTGGGCTTCGCCATCCCGATCGACCAGGCCAAGTTCGTCGCCCAGCAGCTGATCAAGACGGGCAAGCCGGTCTACGCGAAGATCGGCGCGTCGGTCTCCCTGGAGGACACGACGGACGGCGCCAAGATCACCGACCAGGGCGCCGGCGGCGCCGCGGCGATCGAACAGGATGGCCCCGCCGACAAGGCCGGTCTCAAGCCCGGCGACGTCATCACCAAGCTCGACGACCGGGTGATCGACTCCGGCCCCACCCTCATCGGCGAGATCTGGACCCACAAGCCCGGCGACAAGGTCACGATCACCTTCAAGCGCGACGGCAAGGAGCACACGGTGGACGTCACCCTCGGCTCCCGCGTCGGCGACAACAGCTGA
- a CDS encoding DUF5926 family protein, translating into MAKKRPQTKAKRPQLTDGEIPVVGAREPCPCGSGRRYKACHGRAAAHAVTELVQRPFEGLTGECDWVALRELVPAATVELTLGEGLPEGVPSVTLATVLPMAWPALRRDDGSVMLGLQNDTASGDISRDLADTLQRALEAEPGTPVQARRAPAEGPRMQDLLDPAAPFEPVVHPGFEFWVPDAENATPEVAASLERANAAAIPTVRLQGVEAAYWCRTPEKNHLRWVMPHPEEQLLDALARLHAAGRSSLGEGTRLVGSFRAHGLTVPVWDLPSELGAEDVEKPAAEFAERLADALAAQAPLTPEERRARGGLTNRQVTLS; encoded by the coding sequence ATGGCCAAGAAGCGACCCCAGACGAAGGCCAAGCGCCCGCAGCTCACGGACGGAGAGATCCCGGTCGTCGGCGCCCGCGAGCCGTGCCCCTGTGGCAGTGGCCGCCGCTACAAGGCCTGCCACGGCCGGGCCGCCGCACACGCGGTGACCGAGCTGGTCCAGCGCCCGTTCGAGGGGCTGACCGGCGAGTGCGACTGGGTGGCGCTGCGCGAGCTGGTCCCGGCCGCCACGGTCGAGCTGACCCTCGGGGAGGGCCTGCCCGAGGGCGTCCCGAGCGTCACGCTCGCCACGGTGCTGCCGATGGCCTGGCCCGCGCTGCGCCGGGACGACGGTTCGGTCATGCTCGGCCTGCAGAACGACACGGCGTCCGGCGACATCAGCCGCGACCTCGCCGACACCCTCCAGCGCGCCCTGGAGGCCGAGCCCGGCACGCCGGTGCAGGCCCGCCGCGCCCCGGCCGAGGGTCCCCGGATGCAGGACCTCCTGGACCCGGCGGCCCCCTTCGAGCCGGTGGTGCACCCGGGCTTCGAGTTCTGGGTGCCGGACGCGGAGAACGCGACGCCGGAGGTCGCCGCCTCCCTGGAGCGGGCCAACGCCGCGGCCATCCCGACGGTGCGCCTGCAGGGCGTGGAGGCCGCGTACTGGTGCCGGACGCCGGAGAAGAACCACCTGCGCTGGGTCATGCCGCACCCGGAGGAGCAGCTTCTGGACGCTCTGGCGCGGCTGCACGCGGCGGGCCGTTCCAGCCTCGGCGAGGGTACCCGCCTCGTCGGCTCGTTCCGCGCCCACGGTCTGACGGTGCCCGTGTGGGACCTGCCGAGCGAACTCGGCGCCGAGGACGTGGAGAAGCCGGCCGCCGAGTTCGCCGAGCGGCTGGCCGACGCGCTGGCCGCGCAGGCACCGCTGACCCCGGAGGAGCGCCGGGCTCGCGGCGGCCTGACCAACCGCCAGGTCACGCTCAGCTGA
- a CDS encoding extracellular solute-binding protein, whose product MGQDAAHVSRRLLLKTTGAAALGGAIAAGVVPQGDTPRATAPSPSTTHLTPATKLKGTLSILQLVHYVPRYDRWFDAYAQEWGRRVGVNVRVEHVVPETLVQRTLAEIAAGSGHDLIEWIYPPSQLEPDVLDLSDVHDEAVKRFGLQQPFCKKAGYNPSTKKYYGYSHAWVPDQGDYRKSLWQQVGMGDGPSTWEELREGGKAIKQKRNVPVGIGMSNELDSNMAARALMWSYGASVQNELEQVVLNSPETIVAVDYMVRLYREAMTPEVFSWDSHSNNRGLINGKLSYILNPLSAYRTAQAEAPGTAADIFFTPPLRGLTGLGIVSQQPVFVYFVPKFSKNVDAAKEFLLNLSANDAVSTYQSELYNLPAFPAMVPQLDAWLAQDPFGSRPSNKLALLQGAATWTADVGHPGPPNPAEGEVLTRSILPQMMARAAQGKQTVQESVGQADAEVRAIFDTWRRRGLVG is encoded by the coding sequence ATGGGACAGGACGCGGCACACGTTTCTCGGCGTCTGCTCCTCAAGACGACCGGGGCCGCAGCCCTCGGCGGTGCGATAGCCGCCGGAGTCGTCCCCCAAGGCGACACCCCACGGGCGACGGCGCCGTCCCCCTCCACCACCCACCTCACACCGGCCACGAAGCTCAAGGGCACGTTGTCGATTCTCCAGCTCGTCCACTACGTGCCCCGCTACGACCGATGGTTCGACGCCTATGCCCAGGAGTGGGGCAGACGCGTGGGGGTGAACGTCAGGGTCGAGCACGTCGTTCCCGAAACGCTGGTCCAGCGGACGCTGGCCGAGATCGCGGCGGGATCCGGCCACGACCTCATCGAGTGGATATACCCTCCCTCGCAGCTCGAGCCCGACGTCCTGGACCTGTCCGACGTCCATGACGAGGCCGTCAAACGCTTCGGTCTGCAGCAGCCCTTCTGCAAGAAGGCCGGCTACAACCCGTCCACGAAGAAATACTACGGCTACTCCCACGCCTGGGTTCCCGACCAGGGGGACTACCGCAAGAGTCTGTGGCAGCAGGTCGGGATGGGTGACGGACCGTCGACCTGGGAGGAACTGCGTGAGGGCGGCAAGGCGATCAAGCAGAAGCGCAATGTGCCCGTCGGCATAGGCATGTCGAACGAGCTGGACTCCAACATGGCGGCGCGGGCACTGATGTGGTCGTACGGCGCATCGGTGCAGAACGAACTCGAGCAGGTGGTGCTCAACTCGCCGGAGACCATCGTCGCCGTCGACTACATGGTGCGGCTCTACCGAGAGGCGATGACCCCCGAGGTCTTCTCGTGGGACTCGCACTCCAACAACCGTGGCCTGATCAACGGAAAGCTCTCCTACATCCTCAACCCGCTCTCGGCCTACCGCACCGCGCAGGCAGAGGCACCCGGGACGGCAGCGGACATCTTCTTCACGCCGCCGCTCAGGGGCCTGACGGGGCTGGGCATCGTCAGCCAGCAGCCCGTGTTCGTCTACTTCGTCCCCAAGTTCTCGAAGAACGTCGATGCCGCCAAGGAATTCCTCCTCAACCTGTCGGCCAACGACGCGGTCAGCACTTATCAGTCCGAGCTGTACAACCTTCCGGCCTTCCCGGCGATGGTGCCCCAGTTGGACGCGTGGCTGGCCCAGGACCCCTTCGGATCGCGTCCGTCGAACAAGCTCGCGCTGCTCCAGGGCGCGGCGACCTGGACCGCGGACGTCGGCCACCCCGGGCCGCCCAATCCCGCCGAGGGTGAGGTGCTCACCCGCTCGATCCTGCCGCAGATGATGGCGCGGGCCGCCCAGGGAAAGCAGACCGTCCAGGAGTCGGTGGGTCAGGCCGACGCGGAGGTCAGGGCCATCTTCGACACCTGGCGCCGCCGCGGCCTGGTCGGTTAG
- a CDS encoding ATP-binding protein yields the protein MRRRTGIGRFPVQASGAFTPWRGAKEVSGVALVVAQEVPTSSSMAVPHGPAGVGKARHRMRDQLRRGGVAESVIDDAVLILSELLSNACKHGRPLDGALAGDGDVRAAWRVDVSGRLTVEVTDGGGPTRPAPATPSVTAHGGRGLNIIAALCDDWGVRDDARGEVTVWVVVDDAAHAPEARHRRDDFATRVTAPSVASLPGLDFADAFDDLG from the coding sequence ATGCGTCGCCGGACAGGAATTGGCCGGTTTCCGGTACAGGCCAGTGGGGCATTCACACCGTGGCGTGGGGCGAAGGAGGTCTCGGGGGTGGCGTTGGTGGTGGCACAGGAGGTGCCCACGTCGTCGAGCATGGCCGTACCCCATGGCCCTGCGGGCGTGGGGAAGGCACGACACCGCATGCGTGACCAGTTGCGCAGAGGTGGCGTGGCGGAATCGGTCATCGACGATGCCGTACTGATCCTTTCCGAACTTTTGAGCAACGCCTGCAAGCATGGGCGGCCGCTGGACGGCGCTCTGGCCGGCGACGGCGATGTCCGCGCCGCGTGGCGCGTCGACGTGAGCGGCCGGCTGACCGTCGAGGTGACGGACGGCGGCGGTCCCACCCGCCCGGCCCCGGCCACCCCTTCGGTCACCGCGCACGGCGGCCGCGGGCTGAACATCATCGCCGCTCTCTGCGACGACTGGGGCGTACGCGACGACGCCCGCGGCGAGGTCACCGTGTGGGTCGTCGTCGACGACGCCGCGCACGCCCCGGAGGCCCGGCACCGCCGCGACGACTTCGCCACGCGCGTCACCGCTCCCTCGGTGGCGTCCCTCCCCGGACTCGACTTCGCGGACGCCTTCGACGACCTGGGCTGA
- a CDS encoding SGNH/GDSL hydrolase family protein translates to MRQSRIASGGSSLLLAAACALAGPAATEAVPSTAATGYVALGDSYSAGVGAGDYLASGADCLRSGLAFPALWASAHAPSSFSFTACDRARTSDVIAHQLGPLNPRTGLVTLTAGGSDAGFSHVMETCVLQGHDACLSAVARARSFMDGTLPGNLDRLYAAIRRKAPAARVVVLGYPRLYRLHGTCRGGLDEAERSALNGAVDLLDSVISARAADHEFRFADVRGAFTGHEICSASPWLHSVVWLDPPESYHPTAPGQSLGYLPLLTGAG, encoded by the coding sequence ATGAGACAGTCCCGAATAGCCTCCGGTGGGTCGTCGCTTCTCCTCGCGGCCGCCTGCGCCCTCGCCGGCCCTGCGGCCACGGAAGCGGTGCCCAGCACAGCGGCCACGGGCTACGTGGCCCTCGGTGACTCCTACTCGGCCGGTGTAGGAGCCGGCGACTACCTCGCCTCCGGCGCGGACTGCCTGCGCAGCGGCCTGGCGTTCCCGGCCCTGTGGGCCTCGGCCCACGCGCCGTCGTCCTTCAGCTTCACCGCGTGCGACCGCGCACGCACCAGCGATGTCATCGCACATCAGCTCGGCCCCCTCAACCCCCGCACCGGCCTGGTCACCCTCACGGCCGGCGGAAGCGACGCGGGCTTCTCCCACGTTATGGAGACCTGCGTGCTGCAAGGCCATGACGCCTGCCTGTCCGCCGTGGCCCGTGCACGCTCCTTCATGGACGGCACCCTCCCCGGCAACCTGGACCGCCTCTACGCGGCCATCCGCCGCAAGGCACCCGCCGCCCGTGTCGTGGTGCTCGGCTATCCCCGTCTCTACCGGCTCCACGGCACCTGCAGGGGCGGCCTCGACGAGGCGGAACGGTCCGCGCTCAACGGGGCCGTGGACCTTCTCGACAGCGTGATCTCCGCACGCGCCGCCGATCACGAGTTCCGCTTCGCCGACGTCCGCGGGGCCTTCACCGGGCACGAGATCTGTTCGGCCAGCCCCTGGCTGCACAGCGTCGTCTGGCTCGATCCCCCCGAGTCGTACCACCCGACGGCACCAGGACAGTCACTGGGCTACCTCCCCCTGCTCACCGGCGCGGGCTGA
- a CDS encoding glycerophosphodiester phosphodiesterase, translated as MTHARQHHTQVVAHRGASEEAPEHTLAAYRKAIEDGADALECDVRLTADGHLVCVHDRRVNRTSNGRGAVSALELADLAALDFGSRKNRAVWRGRDEEPDWEFRPEDPEDTSVLTLERLLELISDAGRRVELAIETKHPTRWAGQVEERLLMLLKRFGLDTPASAAESPVRVMSFSARSLHRVRAASPTLPTVYLMQFVSPRLRDGRLPAGVRIAGPSLRIVRSHPDYIERLQGAGHQVHVWTVNEPQDVDLCAGLGIDAIITNRPRAVLRQLGR; from the coding sequence GTGACCCACGCACGGCAGCACCACACCCAAGTCGTCGCCCACCGCGGAGCCTCCGAGGAGGCTCCCGAGCACACGCTGGCCGCCTACCGGAAGGCGATCGAGGACGGCGCGGACGCACTCGAATGTGACGTACGCCTTACCGCGGACGGTCATCTCGTCTGCGTCCATGACCGCCGCGTCAACCGTACGTCCAACGGCCGCGGAGCGGTGTCGGCCCTGGAGCTCGCCGACCTCGCCGCGCTGGACTTCGGCTCCCGGAAGAACCGCGCGGTCTGGCGCGGCCGCGACGAGGAACCCGACTGGGAGTTCCGCCCGGAGGATCCCGAGGACACCTCCGTGCTGACCCTGGAGCGTCTGCTCGAACTGATCTCCGACGCCGGACGGCGGGTGGAACTGGCCATCGAGACCAAGCACCCCACGCGGTGGGCGGGGCAGGTCGAGGAGCGGCTGCTGATGCTCCTGAAACGGTTCGGCCTGGACACCCCGGCCTCCGCCGCCGAGTCGCCGGTGCGCGTGATGAGCTTCTCGGCGCGCTCGCTGCACCGGGTGCGGGCGGCCTCACCGACGCTGCCGACGGTCTACCTCATGCAGTTCGTCTCACCGCGGCTCCGGGACGGGCGGCTGCCGGCGGGTGTCCGGATCGCGGGTCCCTCCCTCCGGATCGTGCGCAGCCATCCTGACTACATCGAACGGTTGCAGGGGGCCGGGCACCAGGTGCACGTATGGACCGTGAACGAGCCCCAGGACGTCGATCTCTGCGCCGGCCTGGGCATCGACGCCATCATCACCAACCGCCCGCGCGCGGTTCTGCGTCAGCTCGGCCGATGA
- a CDS encoding PP2C family protein-serine/threonine phosphatase, whose protein sequence is MNAPHPPKVAGIDSTVPAPTHTVAPAPASGVPGTSPVASPGCSGSPHPPYAPGAILQDRLAGWVSDLTTLHELTERLARTNSLDAALKELLRAGAALVGARRGLVVLEPDDGLGPDTTIGLGLARSDLGHIETVPRSAMPHGTLLDTAAGLPGGDGEVVRPDLFAEDGLDPRHRDVAARLGYAAGYALPLSTRAAGRLGAALWFYDEPAEPAERRRHLAGLYVRFATEHLARLLETERTRACMTTMYEELLPSRLPRVPGVQLASRHRTGPRGGGDWYDALPLPDAALGLAVGSVTGAGPGAVAAMGRLRASLRAYAVMEGEDPVAVLSDLELLLRLTEPARSATALFAYCEPALRRITLAGAGHSPPLVVGERRTEFVETSVSAPLGMLACWEAPSVEFQVGAGETVLLYTDGLLHRTGEPVDRAFARLHTAAASVPRPLRRDPGAVADHVLRTVLPDGLDMTDGAEDVALLAARFE, encoded by the coding sequence ATGAACGCCCCGCATCCTCCGAAAGTGGCCGGAATCGATTCAACGGTTCCCGCCCCCACACACACTGTCGCGCCCGCGCCCGCGTCCGGCGTTCCGGGTACCTCCCCGGTCGCCTCGCCAGGCTGTTCCGGCTCCCCCCACCCCCCGTACGCGCCGGGCGCGATCCTCCAGGACCGGCTCGCCGGCTGGGTCTCCGACCTGACGACCCTGCACGAGCTGACCGAGCGGCTGGCCCGTACCAACTCCCTGGACGCCGCCCTCAAGGAACTGCTGCGCGCCGGTGCCGCCCTGGTGGGGGCCCGGCGCGGTCTCGTCGTGCTGGAACCGGACGACGGGCTCGGCCCCGACACCACCATCGGTCTCGGGCTCGCCCGCTCCGACCTCGGCCACATCGAGACAGTGCCACGCAGCGCCATGCCCCACGGCACCCTCCTGGACACCGCCGCCGGACTGCCGGGCGGCGACGGCGAGGTCGTCCGGCCCGACCTGTTCGCCGAGGACGGCCTCGACCCCCGCCACCGCGACGTGGCCGCCCGCCTCGGCTACGCCGCCGGCTACGCGCTGCCCCTGTCCACCCGGGCCGCCGGCCGCCTCGGCGCCGCCCTCTGGTTCTACGACGAGCCCGCCGAGCCGGCCGAGCGCCGGCGCCACCTGGCCGGCCTGTACGTCCGTTTCGCCACCGAACACCTGGCGCGGTTGCTCGAGACCGAGCGCACGCGCGCGTGCATGACGACGATGTACGAGGAACTGCTGCCCTCACGGCTGCCCCGGGTGCCCGGCGTCCAGCTCGCCTCCCGGCACCGCACCGGCCCGCGCGGCGGCGGCGACTGGTACGACGCGCTGCCGCTGCCCGACGCCGCGCTCGGCCTCGCGGTCGGCTCGGTCACCGGAGCGGGTCCCGGAGCGGTCGCCGCGATGGGCCGGCTGCGGGCGTCCCTGCGGGCGTACGCGGTGATGGAGGGCGAGGATCCGGTCGCCGTCCTTTCCGATCTGGAGCTGCTGCTGCGGCTGACCGAACCCGCGCGCTCCGCCACCGCCCTGTTCGCCTACTGCGAGCCCGCACTGCGCAGGATCACGCTGGCCGGCGCCGGACACAGCCCGCCGCTGGTGGTCGGCGAGCGGCGCACGGAGTTCGTGGAGACGTCCGTGTCCGCCCCCCTCGGCATGCTCGCCTGCTGGGAGGCGCCGAGCGTGGAGTTCCAGGTGGGGGCCGGCGAGACGGTGCTGCTCTACACCGACGGGCTGCTGCACCGCACCGGCGAGCCCGTGGACCGCGCCTTCGCCCGCCTGCACACGGCCGCGGCGAGCGTCCCGCGCCCGCTGCGCCGCGATCCCGGGGCCGTGGCCGACCACGTCCTGCGGACGGTCCTGCCGGACGGCCTGGACATGACGGACGGAGCGGAGGACGTGGCGCTGCTGGCGGCGCGCTTCGAGTAG
- a CDS encoding bifunctional DNA primase/polymerase, whose protein sequence is MREIPGRRRRLLSQRSDGRPESISAALTFATEWQWPVLPGVAPDPRRPGRCGCPDPECTVPGAHPFDPGLLAATTDARMVRWWWTNRPAAPIVLATGGKAPCAVSLPAVAAARALDALDRVGMRLGPVVASPTRWALLVKPYSMEQLGELLYAQDFVPGSLRFHGEGGYLALPPSETGAGTIRWERAPLPGSASPWVPDVEAVVDAVVEALTRTGVSAPEL, encoded by the coding sequence ATGCGCGAGATCCCCGGAAGGCGACGCAGGCTCCTGTCCCAGCGCAGCGACGGTAGGCCTGAGTCGATCAGCGCGGCCCTGACCTTCGCGACGGAATGGCAGTGGCCCGTACTCCCGGGCGTGGCACCGGATCCGCGGCGGCCGGGACGCTGCGGCTGCCCCGACCCGGAGTGCACGGTGCCCGGCGCGCACCCCTTCGATCCCGGTCTCCTCGCGGCCACCACCGACGCCCGCATGGTGCGCTGGTGGTGGACCAACCGGCCGGCCGCGCCGATCGTCCTGGCCACCGGTGGCAAGGCGCCCTGTGCCGTGAGCCTGCCCGCCGTCGCGGCCGCCCGCGCCCTCGACGCGCTCGACCGCGTCGGCATGCGGCTCGGCCCGGTCGTCGCCTCGCCCACGCGCTGGGCTCTGCTCGTGAAGCCGTACTCCATGGAGCAGTTGGGCGAACTGCTCTACGCCCAGGACTTCGTGCCCGGCTCGCTCCGCTTCCACGGCGAGGGCGGCTACCTCGCCCTGCCCCCCTCCGAGACCGGGGCCGGCACGATCCGCTGGGAGCGCGCCCCGCTGCCCGGTTCCGCCTCGCCGTGGGTGCCCGACGTGGAGGCCGTGGTGGATGCGGTGGTGGAGGCCCTCACTCGTACGGGTGTGAGCGCCCCCGAGTTGTAG
- a CDS encoding MarR family transcriptional regulator: MRQLAKRLGVAPSLVVALADQLQELGAVERVRDAEDRRRQVLRITSDGRRLLSRCVDAAHALDAELTVGLDEDRRHLPVVRAGAGAGRAAVDRRCSSRCQVPNARGLTSSVLRESMVASRERRR; the protein is encoded by the coding sequence ATTCGTCAACTGGCAAAACGGCTCGGTGTGGCTCCGAGCCTGGTCGTGGCCCTGGCGGACCAGCTCCAGGAGCTCGGTGCGGTCGAGCGCGTCCGCGATGCCGAGGACCGGCGCCGCCAGGTCCTCCGCATCACGTCGGACGGGCGCCGCCTGCTGTCCCGTTGCGTGGACGCCGCACATGCGCTGGACGCGGAACTGACCGTCGGCCTGGACGAGGACCGGCGCCATCTTCCGGTGGTCCGAGCCGGAGCCGGAGCCGGCAGGGCGGCGGTCGACAGGCGGTGCTCTTCTCGCTGTCAAGTCCCGAATGCCAGGGGCCTGACGTCGTCCGTTCTGCGGGAGTCAATGGTTGCGTCACGTGAAAGGCGCCGATGA